The following proteins are encoded in a genomic region of Ostrea edulis chromosome 7, xbOstEdul1.1, whole genome shotgun sequence:
- the LOC130048648 gene encoding probable ATP-dependent DNA helicase RecS, with protein sequence MASYENVIQLFNVEKLKDQQKGILYSILRKRHTVAVLPTGYGKSLPYQRFIPIMRERLGENEETPKVIVCCPLVALMEDQVNRVKGVAGLRVILQRGMRKSKLGTLTSFLPHLKPLLETLSGNFHIQKLNVGLLVIDEFHTIATWVGDETDEEEGVFRKWFRHIGEFRSLHPSATILALSETCT encoded by the exons ATGGCGTCGTACGAAAATGTGATTCAGTTGTTTAATGTGGAAAAGTTAAAAGACCAGCAGAAAGGGATCCTATATTCCATTCTAAGAAAGCGGCACACGGTTGCTGTTCTGCCTACTGGGTATGGGAAGTCTCTACCATACCAGAGGTTCATTCCTATTATGAGAGAGAGACTTGGTGAAAACGAAGAGACACCCAAGGTGATTGTTTGTTGTCCTCTTGTGGCTTTGATGGAGGACCAAGTCAATCGTGTGAAGGGAGTAGCAGGCCTCAGA GTAATTCTACAGAGGGGGATGAGAAAATCAAAGCTAGGGACGTTGACATCATTTTTGCCTCACCTGAAGCCCTTGTTGGAGACCCTCAGTGGCAATTTTCATATACAGAAGTTGAATGTTGGTTTGCTGGTTATAGATGAGTTTCATACAATAGCTACGTG GGTTGGAGATGAAACCGATGAAGAGGAAGGTGTTTTTAGAAAATGGTTTCGTCATATTGGAGAATTTCGGTCATTGCATCCATCTGCCACCATATTAGCATTGAGtgaaacatgtacataa